DNA sequence from the Hippopotamus amphibius kiboko isolate mHipAmp2 chromosome 1, mHipAmp2.hap2, whole genome shotgun sequence genome:
aagaaaaaatataccaaattgtacactctaaatatatgcaatgtatgtaactgtatctcaataaaagttctttaaaaaaaagtaataataattggCTGAGCCCAAACTTGAACCTCAGGctgtctgattccaaaacttGTGCTCATTCACTGTGCAAAATTGGATCAACAGTACTTAAAAATTGATGTTCtgtatgtttaataaataaagtAGGTAAGAAGTCATCAAATAAAAACCTAGCTTAAACCTTTATACTTGTGCATTTGAACATACTCTGCTTTAATACTTTAAGTAATTAGTTTATAGTTTGAGGAGACGTTAGGATAAGGATGCCAATGACATCCAGTTCCCCAGGctgcttttaaattttggtgCCCTGCTGCCAGTGAGGCCATTGAATCAATTCTTCCAGTGACCCAGCAGTTTGCCAGTAAGCATTaggaaaatcaaatataaaatgtatattgatAGCAAGGGTAAAATCCTGTAATGTGGTTTGAACATGGGAGATAGCAATAATAAGGACATTTTGTTCCTATCTCAGTATCTTAAATTTGGAGGAGGTCAGGGCAGATGGCCctttgcatttttaaaggcaatttattaaataaatatgaaattaaaacccTTCATAACTGTATTATATGTTACATTGTTATGTTATGTTACGTTGCCTATTCCAGCCCACACTGTGCTTTGAACTCCATGCCTGAGCCCCAAAGAGAGCCATCGTAGAGGCTTTATGTTTGCAACTGTCTTCTCCCTGTCATGGTGGTGTGAATAGGCCTCTTCCATTAGGCTTAGTCCACCATAGCATGtctcctgtgccccctgcagtctCACCAAGGCCTCATCATCTGTAAGGAAGAGGAGTATCGGGGCTCCAGTAGGCAGGAGCACCAGGGACAGTGCGGGGATGGGCTACCCAGAATGGCTGTAAAGGGACTTTGTCCAGATATCAAGCTTTTGCAGTGCTGACTTCGGGAACAAATCCTGTTTTGTTCTTGCTTACCAGCCCAGGGGAAGCAAGAGGggcctctttttttctcatgccCGTGACTTGTTAAGCCAGTCCTCTCTGAGGTCAAAGGGactttctttatttctaaatcttGAGGACAAATGTCAGATCCTTTGCCTCTGTTATAAACTGAGCTTTTGTATCTGTGATTCATTTTTCAGGCTGCTTATCTGACTCCTCAGACTGTTGCTTGGTTGCTTAATAGGAAACAGGAGACTTGGTCCATAGAAACTTGGAGAGTTGTGTCCTGGCCAGGTGTAGCATGAGAGGATGCCCTTTGCTGCCTTTAGTCATCCCTTCTTGACCTGTTTTAGTCTCATAGGCAAGTTTTGACTTAAAAGATgcttttttgggacttccctggagacgcagtggttaagaatatgcctgccaatgcaggggacacgggtttgatccctggtctgggaagatcccacatgccgcggagcaacaaagcccatgtgccacaactactgagcctgcatgcctcaactactgaagcctgtgcaccctagagcccatgctctgcaacaaagagcagctcctgctcgctgcaactagagaaaacttgcgtgcagcaacgaagacccaatgcagccaaaaaaaaaaaaaaaggttttttttttaaacccgtGGAGAGACCTTTTGGAGCTTTCACCTGGGTCATTGTCTAAATTAGGAGGGCTTAGTTTGAGAGGCCTGCAAAAGTGTTTTAACCATTTCTTCAGCTGTAAAGTTGAGTCCCTGCTTGGGTTAAGGTGGAAAAATCAGCAACCCAGAGGCTGGGCTTCCATTCCCTTATGGTTACCCATTCAGATGGGCTTGGAGATGATAGCACCAAATGTATGGAAATGTGAAATCTGCCAACAGCATCGGGCTTTATAGATGGACAGGTAGAAAGAGCTCAACTCTTccctaaactcttttttttttttcatctttattggagtataattgctttacagtattgtgttagtttttttttaagctctttattggaatataattgctttacactgttgtgccagtttttgctatacaacaaagtgaatcagctgtatttatacatatatccccatatcccctccctcccgggacttcctcccaccctccctatcccgaccctctaagtcatcacccatcattgagttgatctcggtgtgttatgcagcagcttcccactagctatctgttttacatttggtagtgtgtatatgtcaatgctactctctcactgcttCCCAGGTTCCTCTTTGCCACCTCcccaatgtcctcaagtccattctctacatctgcatctttactcttgccctgtcactgggttcatcggtaccatttttttagattccatatatatgttagcatacggtatttgtttttctctttctggcttactttactctgtatgacagactctgtgtccatctacctcactacaagtaactcaacttcattcctttttatggctgagtaatattccattctatatatgtgccatatcttctttatccattcatctgttgatggacatttaggttgcttccatgtcctggctattgtaaatagtgctgcaatgaacattgtggcacatgtttcttttcggattatggttttctcagggtatatgcccagtagtgggattactggatcatatggtagttccatttttagtttttcaaggaacctccaaactgttttccatagtggctgtaccaatttacactcccaccaacagtgcaggagggttcccttttctctgcaccctctccagcatttattcttcctagattttttgatgatggccattctgaccggtgtgaggtgatacctcattgtggctttgacttgcatgtctctaatgattagtgatgctgagcatcttttcatgtgtttgttagccatctgtatgtcttctttggataaatgtctatttaggtcttctgcccatttttggattggattatttgcttttttgatactgagctgcatgaactgcttgtatatttaggagattaatcctttgtcttttgcttcgttggcaagtattttctcccattctgagggttttctttttgtcttgtgtatggtttctttggctgtgcaaaaccttttaagtttcactaggtcccatttgtttttttgtttttgcagttcACCCTTTATTAACGTTAGGCCCCCGGTCACTTGGAGCTGGTGTACTTGGTGACGGCCTTGGTGCCCTTGGACACAGCGTGCTTGGCCAGCTCCCCTGGAAGCAGCAGGCGCATGGCCGTCTGGACTTCCCCGGACGTCAGTGTGGTTCGGCCCGAGTACTGGGCCAGCCGGGCAGCTTCGCCAGCCAGCCGCTCAAACACATCGTTCACGA
Encoded proteins:
- the LOC130860486 gene encoding histone H2B type 2-K1-like codes for the protein MSAEHEQPQPSGGRRGRSSWDKKSKKRSWRKETYSAYIYKVLKQVHPDIGISSKAMSIMNSFVNDVFERLAGEAARLAQYSGRTTLTSGEVQTAMRLLLPGELAKHAVSKGTKAVTKYTSSK